From a single Xanthocytophaga agilis genomic region:
- a CDS encoding DUF4134 domain-containing protein — protein MTVLLTIIHFSVMAQDGLAGINEANQRVRSYFDAGTNLMYAIGAILGLIGAVKVYQKWNSGDQDTGKVAAAWFGSCVFLVVVATVIKSFFGV, from the coding sequence ATGACTGTATTGCTAACCATTATTCATTTCTCTGTAATGGCTCAGGATGGTCTTGCCGGAATTAATGAAGCCAATCAGCGGGTACGCAGTTATTTTGATGCAGGTACAAACCTGATGTATGCGATTGGAGCCATACTTGGTCTAATTGGCGCAGTGAAAGTTTACCAGAAGTGGAATTCAGGCGATCAGGACACAGGCAAAGTAGCAGCAGCCTGGTTTGGAAGTTGTGTCTTTCTTGTGGTAGTAGCGACAGTTATCAAGTCCTTCTTTGGTGTATAA
- a CDS encoding DUF1896 family protein has protein sequence MLVQDVLIPKLWRYISENNPDLLAILQQEGTTTTYFLEKARIAESLARQLQAQCKPTYFIEEQCLNAMTSDLRPSRFNYLKAILEEEFESDYQRLSTSNLLTYEVINLIEFCQQVFEEFGFSEATEDSISLRNAIIGSIQMYWDSTK, from the coding sequence ATGCTTGTGCAGGATGTATTGATTCCCAAACTCTGGCGATATATCTCGGAAAACAATCCAGATCTACTTGCTATTTTACAACAAGAAGGTACTACCACAACCTATTTTCTGGAAAAAGCAAGGATAGCCGAATCTCTTGCCAGGCAACTTCAGGCTCAATGCAAACCCACGTATTTTATTGAAGAGCAATGTTTGAATGCGATGACCAGCGATTTACGCCCTTCCCGCTTCAATTACCTGAAAGCTATTCTGGAAGAGGAATTTGAAAGTGATTACCAAAGGCTTTCAACTAGCAATCTTCTGACTTACGAAGTGATTAACCTGATTGAATTCTGTCAGCAGGTATTTGAAGAATTTGGTTTCAGTGAAGCAACTGAAGATAGTATTTCTCTCCGAAATGCCATTATTGGCAGCATCCAGATGTATTGGGATTCCACAAAATAA
- a CDS encoding helicase-related protein yields MAYSLSQKLTDNIEAIQIALDWKPTQTLSSTQIEVLQHYSGFGGIKAMLYPAGEKEAWLRLHATSEDMRLYESMMQLHTILQSHFSKEEYKQVVQSLKNSVLTAFYTPAIVPQTLYSVLKEQAIVPKHIYEPSSGAGIFISEAIKVFPDLEQIVAVEKDLLTSQVLKALLSQLPIQSIVHNKGFENTPLEEKGKYDLIVSNIPFGNFSVHDPSFSDKALSGRIHNYFFAKGLEKISDGGLLAYLTTDSFLNSPSNRAAREYLFKQADFISVTVMPDNLMKETANTEAPSHLLIVQKNENKPNLSTKEDFLLETVEQENEYGRFSVNAYLHRHSEVIAANQISAGTNQYGKASQKVWQHGNLNDIAGALAATIAEGLQKRFNAERFQQSQSSLTQQDHKSKLTLLPIPEGQISTSGLQLSLFDTSSVKEVNRAQSYLTSQDQDIIQSASARIVQKVTTKANPEHESIVLLTAKSKSSKLYVYKLCSNVAEIEFPTEWTNATSITRQLEKLSQTLAQYDHEYIYQGDTSFQFKENNAATTLSELLHPMPFYQEGTLVVQQNQVGIVTYNGTPSGKALFMSVSSLDANLAFYKLYTQLRDSYLMLSQQETSQRQEFSELRLHLQKSYQQFTEAYGLLNLSVNKQRIFKDEPFGQNIISSLERKEGEHFVTSDIFQKPLFPTKTTFQTTDPLEALTYSLNEKGKVDLPMMRQITHLSETDLIQRLQKHIYLNPQHNSWETTDQYLSGNVVEKLRIAQQKSQLEPDNVQYQRSLEAIAHVQPEKIPFELLDFNLGERWIPTSYYTQFASKLFDYPVGVSYFPSLDSFKVEAKGYNAKITQEFVVTPKGGRTMYGNTLLEHALENTTPFFTYEVEGADGKSIRVPDNEAIQLAHQKIETIRNTFVSWLKELPASDKQQLETLYNQTFNCYVLREYNGDHLTFPELDKTRLGIDDLYSSQKNAVWRILQNRGALVDHEVGLGKTLTMVVAAHEMKRLGIAHKPMILALKANVNQIADTYRKAYPNARILAPAETDFTPDKRKRLLHEIKNNHWDCIILTHDQFGKIPQSPQIQQTIFETELANVERDLKTLKELGGDISKRMLKGLEIRKNNLEDKLKTLTRDIESKKDTGIYFRELGVDHLFVDEAHKFKNLTFTTRHDRVAGLGNTEGSQKALNMLFAVRELQSQFDSDLCVTFLSGTPISNSLTEMYLIFKYLRPKELERQSIENFDGWAAVFARKTTDFEFSVTNEIIAKERFRHFIKVPELALFYNEITDYKTAKHIELAKPELQETLINIPPTPAQKEFTQKLMQFAKTGDGTLIGRSPLSKQEDKGRMLIATNYAKKMAADMRLINESIYEDHPNHKVNVCARKVAELYQQSTPYKGTQIIFSDIGTPKSDSFNIYDALKQKLITDFQIPAHHISFIHDWSDKQKPELFHKMNQGEIRILIGSTEKAGTGLNVQERVIALHHLDIPWKPSELEQRNGRGARQGN; encoded by the coding sequence ATGGCATATTCGCTTTCCCAAAAATTAACAGATAATATTGAAGCTATCCAAATTGCTTTAGATTGGAAACCAACCCAGACGCTTAGCTCTACGCAAATAGAAGTCTTGCAGCATTATTCAGGGTTTGGAGGCATCAAAGCTATGCTTTATCCTGCTGGTGAAAAAGAAGCCTGGCTTCGATTACATGCTACTTCAGAGGATATGCGGTTGTATGAATCGATGATGCAACTGCATACCATTCTTCAATCACATTTTAGCAAAGAAGAGTATAAGCAAGTAGTGCAATCATTGAAAAACAGTGTACTCACAGCTTTTTATACGCCCGCTATTGTCCCTCAAACACTCTATAGTGTTTTAAAAGAACAGGCCATTGTACCCAAACACATTTACGAACCTAGTAGCGGAGCTGGTATTTTCATTTCAGAAGCAATAAAAGTATTTCCTGATTTGGAACAAATTGTAGCTGTAGAGAAAGATCTTTTAACCAGTCAGGTCTTAAAAGCTTTACTGAGTCAATTACCGATACAATCTATTGTCCACAACAAAGGATTTGAAAATACTCCTTTGGAGGAAAAGGGAAAATATGATCTGATAGTCAGTAACATTCCATTTGGCAATTTCTCAGTGCATGATCCATCATTTTCAGATAAAGCACTGTCAGGCAGGATTCACAATTACTTCTTTGCCAAAGGACTTGAAAAAATCAGTGATGGTGGTCTGCTGGCCTATCTTACCACAGATAGTTTTCTAAATAGCCCTTCCAATCGGGCAGCACGGGAATATCTTTTCAAGCAAGCTGATTTCATTAGTGTGACTGTCATGCCGGATAATCTGATGAAAGAAACTGCCAATACAGAAGCTCCTTCACATTTACTTATCGTCCAGAAAAACGAGAACAAGCCCAATCTATCTACCAAAGAAGACTTTCTGCTTGAGACAGTTGAACAAGAGAATGAGTATGGACGCTTTTCTGTCAATGCCTATTTGCATCGGCATTCGGAAGTGATTGCAGCAAACCAAATTTCAGCTGGTACCAATCAGTATGGAAAAGCGAGTCAGAAGGTATGGCAACATGGCAATCTAAATGACATTGCTGGTGCACTAGCTGCAACCATTGCAGAAGGGCTTCAGAAACGATTTAATGCAGAACGTTTTCAGCAAAGCCAGTCCAGTTTAACACAACAAGATCATAAGTCCAAGCTTACCTTGTTACCTATTCCTGAAGGTCAAATAAGTACTTCAGGATTACAGCTGAGTTTGTTTGATACTAGTTCTGTAAAGGAAGTGAATCGGGCTCAATCCTATCTGACTTCTCAAGATCAGGATATTATTCAATCTGCTTCTGCTCGCATTGTTCAGAAAGTAACCACCAAAGCCAATCCGGAACATGAAAGCATTGTTCTGCTGACAGCCAAGTCTAAATCATCTAAGTTATATGTGTATAAGCTTTGCTCTAATGTAGCGGAGATTGAGTTTCCAACTGAATGGACAAATGCAACAAGTATCACCAGACAACTGGAAAAATTATCTCAAACACTCGCTCAATATGATCATGAGTATATATATCAGGGAGATACTTCTTTTCAGTTTAAGGAAAATAATGCTGCTACCACACTTTCAGAGCTACTGCATCCTATGCCTTTTTATCAGGAAGGGACATTGGTTGTGCAGCAAAATCAGGTAGGAATTGTAACATACAATGGTACTCCTTCTGGCAAGGCTTTGTTTATGTCTGTGTCTAGTCTGGATGCAAATCTGGCTTTTTACAAGCTCTATACTCAACTAAGAGATAGCTATCTGATGCTTTCTCAACAAGAAACATCCCAGAGACAGGAGTTTTCTGAGTTAAGACTACACTTACAGAAATCGTATCAACAGTTCACAGAAGCGTATGGCTTACTCAATCTGAGTGTCAACAAACAACGTATTTTCAAAGATGAGCCGTTTGGACAGAATATTATTTCTTCTCTGGAACGGAAAGAAGGGGAACATTTTGTTACATCTGATATTTTTCAAAAGCCTCTTTTTCCAACCAAAACAACTTTTCAAACTACTGATCCATTAGAAGCACTGACGTACTCTCTCAATGAAAAAGGAAAAGTAGATCTACCCATGATGCGTCAAATCACTCATTTGTCAGAAACTGATTTGATCCAAAGGCTTCAAAAACATATCTACCTGAATCCTCAACACAATAGCTGGGAGACAACCGATCAGTATCTATCCGGAAATGTCGTTGAGAAACTTCGTATTGCACAGCAAAAAAGCCAGCTAGAACCAGACAATGTGCAGTACCAACGAAGCCTAGAAGCTATTGCGCATGTGCAACCTGAAAAGATTCCCTTTGAGTTACTGGACTTTAACCTGGGTGAACGCTGGATACCAACTTCATACTATACACAGTTTGCCTCCAAACTATTTGACTATCCTGTAGGAGTCAGTTATTTTCCTTCACTGGATAGCTTTAAGGTAGAGGCCAAAGGGTATAATGCCAAAATCACACAGGAGTTTGTGGTTACGCCTAAAGGCGGGCGAACCATGTATGGCAACACACTACTGGAACACGCCCTGGAAAATACAACCCCTTTCTTTACCTATGAAGTAGAAGGAGCCGATGGCAAATCTATCCGAGTACCCGATAATGAAGCGATTCAACTGGCACATCAGAAAATAGAAACCATCCGCAATACCTTTGTTAGCTGGCTAAAAGAATTACCTGCCTCAGATAAGCAGCAACTGGAAACACTCTATAACCAGACATTCAACTGTTATGTACTCCGTGAATACAATGGCGATCATCTGACTTTTCCAGAACTGGATAAAACCAGATTGGGTATTGATGATTTATACTCTTCACAGAAAAATGCTGTATGGCGTATTCTACAAAACAGAGGGGCGTTGGTTGACCATGAAGTCGGTCTAGGTAAAACGCTGACCATGGTGGTAGCAGCTCATGAGATGAAACGATTGGGCATTGCACACAAACCCATGATTCTGGCACTGAAGGCCAATGTGAATCAGATTGCTGATACCTACCGAAAAGCCTATCCCAATGCAAGGATTCTAGCACCTGCAGAAACTGACTTTACACCCGATAAACGCAAGAGGCTTTTACATGAAATTAAAAATAATCACTGGGATTGCATCATTCTTACCCACGATCAGTTTGGTAAAATACCGCAGTCACCCCAGATTCAGCAAACCATATTTGAGACAGAACTTGCCAATGTAGAACGGGATCTGAAAACGCTCAAAGAGCTGGGTGGTGATATTTCTAAACGGATGCTCAAAGGACTAGAGATACGTAAAAACAACCTGGAAGATAAGCTCAAAACGCTAACCAGAGACATAGAATCTAAAAAGGATACAGGCATATACTTTCGGGAACTGGGTGTAGATCATCTGTTTGTAGATGAAGCGCATAAGTTCAAAAATCTCACCTTTACGACCCGTCATGACCGTGTAGCAGGTCTGGGTAATACGGAAGGGAGTCAGAAAGCACTCAATATGCTCTTTGCTGTGCGGGAATTACAATCTCAGTTTGATTCGGATTTGTGTGTTACGTTTCTGTCCGGTACACCTATTTCCAATAGCCTGACGGAAATGTATCTGATTTTCAAATACCTCCGTCCGAAAGAACTAGAGCGGCAAAGTATTGAAAATTTTGATGGGTGGGCAGCAGTCTTTGCTCGAAAAACAACAGACTTTGAATTCTCTGTTACCAATGAAATCATTGCCAAGGAACGCTTCCGCCATTTTATCAAAGTACCAGAGCTAGCCCTGTTTTACAATGAGATTACAGACTATAAAACAGCTAAACATATTGAACTGGCAAAACCTGAATTACAGGAAACGCTAATCAATATTCCTCCTACTCCAGCACAAAAGGAATTTACACAAAAACTCATGCAGTTTGCCAAAACAGGTGATGGTACGCTGATTGGTAGATCGCCACTTTCAAAACAAGAGGACAAAGGACGTATGCTTATAGCTACCAATTATGCCAAGAAGATGGCTGCAGATATGCGTCTGATTAATGAAAGTATATATGAAGACCATCCCAATCATAAAGTAAATGTCTGTGCCAGAAAGGTAGCCGAGCTATATCAACAAAGCACACCATACAAAGGCACACAAATTATATTCTCAGACATTGGCACACCAAAATCGGATTCATTCAACATCTATGATGCTTTAAAACAAAAGTTAATTACTGACTTTCAAATTCCTGCTCATCATATCAGCTTTATTCATGATTGGAGCGACAAACAAAAGCCAGAGCTTTTCCACAAGATGAATCAGGGAGAGATCCGGATTTTGATTGGAAGTACCGAAAAAGCCGGAACAGGGCTAAATGTTCAGGAAAGAGTGATTGCTTTGCATCATCTGGATATTCCCTGGAAGCCATCCGAACTAGAACAACGCAATGGTCGGGGAGCCAGACAGGGAAACTAG
- a CDS encoding DUF4133 domain-containing protein, with protein MTNSVYTINKGINKSIEFKGLKAQYIWYLGAGVVGLLVLYAIFYFIGLNTFISLGIILTLGASITLQIYKLSNTYGEYGLMKKIARRQIPKVIKSYNRDIFLRIKIKTQ; from the coding sequence ATGACTAACAGTGTCTATACGATCAACAAAGGCATTAATAAAAGCATTGAATTCAAAGGCCTCAAAGCTCAATACATCTGGTATCTGGGAGCAGGTGTTGTAGGCTTACTGGTTCTATATGCCATATTCTATTTTATAGGCTTAAACACATTTATCAGTCTGGGTATCATTCTAACTTTAGGTGCAAGTATAACGCTTCAGATTTATAAGCTCAGCAATACCTATGGTGAATATGGTCTGATGAAAAAGATTGCCAGACGACAAATTCCTAAGGTTATCAAATCCTATAATCGGGACATATTCCTTCGAATAAAAATCAAAACACAGTAA
- a CDS encoding TraG family conjugative transposon ATPase — MEKVLQDIFPIMGIEHDCLLSKQGDVTLVFQAELPEIFTLSNQEYEAFHQIWIKAIKVLPRFSVFHKQDWFLETQYKPDFTQADNSFLSHSSERFFNERPFLEHQCYIMLTKKPSGRKTSSSLFSNLIRSSIVPQEVLKPQMLQDFLDNAGQFKRILEDSGFVKLKRLTEQELVSQQSKMGLVERYCYLSTQTSSPLYKDIHFEEGIQVGDQHCQVYTLAEAEDLPALCGSRINYDRYSTDKTKFSVGFASTLGQLLPCNHIYNQYIFIEDSQKTIQKLESKRLRLQSLSAYSRENMLARDATNAFLNEAISEQRLPVKAHFNLLVWTDSKSKLKDLKNMVSSALAQMDAVAKQETVGAPQIFWAGMPGNEADFPSNDTFDTFAEQAACFLNLETGYRSSLSPVGIRLGDRLTGKPVHVDISDEPVKQGICTNRNKFILGPSGSGKSFFTNHMVRSYYEQGTHIVLVDVGHSYKGLCDMVKGYYFTYDEKNPIRFNPFFIGEEDKLDTEKKESIKTLLLALWKKDNETFNRSEYVALSNALQLYYEKLENTPTLFACFNSFYEFLRDEFVIILSNDKVKEKDFDVDNFLYVLRPYYQGGEFDYLLNATENLHMLTERFIVFELDNIKDHPILFPVVTIIIMEVFISKMRKLKGIRKMILIEEAWKAIAREGMAEYIKYLFKTVRKFYGEAIVVTQEVEDIISSPVVKQAIINNSDCKILLDQSKYQNKFDQIQELLGLTEKEKALVLSVNKANDPTRKYKEVFISLGGMVSKVYRTEVSPEEYFAYTTEETEKMKVLQYARKYGSIQKGIAALVNDIKTKA; from the coding sequence ATGGAAAAAGTGCTGCAGGATATATTTCCCATTATGGGCATTGAACATGACTGTTTATTGTCAAAACAAGGTGATGTCACACTGGTATTTCAGGCAGAACTTCCTGAAATATTTACTCTCTCGAACCAGGAGTATGAAGCATTTCATCAGATCTGGATTAAAGCCATTAAGGTATTGCCACGTTTTTCTGTATTTCACAAACAAGACTGGTTTTTAGAAACACAGTACAAACCTGACTTTACTCAAGCTGACAATAGCTTTCTATCCCATAGTAGTGAACGTTTTTTTAATGAACGTCCCTTTCTGGAACACCAATGTTATATCATGCTAACAAAAAAGCCTTCAGGTAGAAAAACTAGCAGTTCTCTATTTTCCAATCTGATTCGCAGTTCGATTGTTCCACAAGAAGTGTTAAAGCCTCAAATGCTTCAGGACTTTCTAGATAACGCAGGGCAGTTTAAACGGATTCTGGAAGATAGTGGCTTTGTTAAACTGAAACGCCTGACAGAACAAGAGTTAGTAAGTCAACAAAGTAAAATGGGCTTAGTAGAACGGTATTGCTATTTGTCTACCCAAACAAGCTCACCGCTTTACAAGGACATTCATTTTGAAGAAGGTATCCAGGTTGGAGATCAACATTGTCAGGTATATACTCTTGCAGAAGCAGAGGATCTACCTGCCTTGTGTGGTTCACGAATTAATTATGATCGGTATTCTACAGATAAAACTAAATTCTCTGTAGGGTTTGCTTCTACGCTGGGTCAGCTTTTACCCTGTAATCATATTTACAACCAATACATCTTTATAGAGGATTCACAGAAAACCATCCAGAAGTTAGAGTCCAAACGGTTACGCTTACAATCTCTTTCGGCCTACTCCCGTGAGAATATGCTTGCGCGTGATGCGACCAATGCCTTCTTAAATGAAGCAATCAGTGAACAACGTCTACCTGTAAAGGCTCACTTTAACCTTTTGGTTTGGACAGATAGTAAATCCAAACTAAAGGATCTGAAGAATATGGTTTCTTCTGCACTTGCTCAAATGGATGCAGTCGCTAAACAGGAAACGGTAGGCGCTCCACAAATCTTCTGGGCAGGCATGCCAGGTAACGAAGCTGACTTTCCAAGCAATGATACCTTTGACACCTTTGCCGAACAGGCTGCCTGCTTTCTTAATCTGGAAACAGGGTATCGGTCATCTTTGAGTCCTGTAGGTATTCGGTTAGGAGATCGGTTAACAGGAAAGCCTGTACATGTAGATATCAGTGACGAACCAGTCAAACAAGGTATCTGTACTAATCGCAACAAATTCATCCTTGGTCCTTCAGGAAGTGGTAAGTCATTCTTTACCAATCATATGGTACGGAGTTACTACGAACAGGGAACCCATATTGTACTGGTAGACGTAGGTCATAGTTACAAAGGGTTATGCGACATGGTAAAGGGATACTACTTTACCTATGATGAAAAGAATCCTATTCGGTTTAATCCCTTCTTTATTGGTGAGGAAGACAAACTGGACACAGAGAAAAAAGAGAGTATAAAAACCCTGCTATTAGCGCTCTGGAAGAAGGACAATGAAACATTCAATCGCTCTGAGTATGTAGCCTTATCTAATGCCTTGCAACTCTATTATGAGAAACTAGAGAATACTCCTACCCTATTTGCGTGCTTTAATAGCTTCTATGAATTCTTGCGGGATGAGTTTGTGATAATACTCAGCAATGACAAAGTAAAAGAGAAGGATTTTGATGTCGACAACTTTCTGTATGTACTCCGCCCCTATTATCAGGGAGGTGAGTTTGATTACTTGTTGAATGCTACTGAAAACCTGCATATGCTCACTGAACGGTTCATAGTTTTTGAACTAGATAATATCAAAGATCATCCTATTCTGTTTCCGGTTGTAACAATCATTATCATGGAAGTCTTTATTTCCAAAATGCGCAAGCTGAAAGGTATCCGCAAAATGATTCTGATTGAAGAAGCCTGGAAAGCAATCGCCAGAGAAGGGATGGCAGAATATATCAAATACCTGTTCAAGACGGTACGTAAATTTTATGGAGAAGCGATTGTTGTCACGCAGGAAGTTGAGGATATTATTAGTTCACCAGTAGTCAAACAAGCCATCATCAATAATAGTGATTGCAAGATTCTACTGGATCAGAGCAAATACCAAAATAAGTTCGATCAGATACAAGAACTATTGGGATTGACAGAAAAAGAAAAGGCACTGGTTTTATCTGTCAATAAAGCCAATGATCCAACCCGAAAATACAAGGAGGTTTTTATCTCGCTGGGAGGTATGGTTTCAAAAGTCTACCGCACAGAGGTCTCTCCGGAAGAATACTTTGCCTATACTACCGAAGAAACCGAAAAGATGAAAGTTCTTCAGTACGCCCGCAAATACGGAAGTATACAAAAAGGCATTGCCGCTCTGGTCAATGATATAAAAACAAAAGCCTAA
- a CDS encoding conjugal transfer protein TraI, whose protein sequence is MKKACILITLIMGLFLAPIQQTKALGIAAIIKAAVVKVIKAVDLKIQRQQNKVIWLQNAQKTLENTMSKLKLDQISDWIEKQRSIYKQYYDELAQVKALITYYQRIKDISQKQIRLVNEYKRAWRLFQQDKHFSPDELNYMSKVYTGILEESANNMDQILLITQSLTTKMTDAQRLKIIHAAADQVETNYYDLVEFNTQNQMLSLQRSKGQQDIEATRKLYGLH, encoded by the coding sequence ATGAAGAAAGCATGTATTCTAATCACTCTGATAATGGGTTTATTTCTGGCACCCATTCAACAGACAAAGGCACTAGGCATTGCTGCCATTATTAAAGCAGCCGTTGTGAAAGTAATCAAAGCTGTCGATCTAAAAATCCAGCGACAGCAGAATAAAGTCATCTGGTTGCAGAATGCTCAGAAGACACTGGAAAATACCATGTCTAAACTTAAACTGGATCAGATCTCGGATTGGATAGAAAAACAGCGTAGCATCTACAAACAGTATTACGATGAACTGGCACAAGTCAAAGCTCTTATCACCTACTACCAGCGAATCAAAGACATAAGCCAAAAACAAATACGCCTGGTCAATGAGTATAAACGAGCCTGGCGGTTATTTCAACAGGATAAACATTTCTCTCCTGACGAACTGAATTATATGTCTAAGGTCTATACAGGTATTCTGGAAGAAAGTGCAAACAACATGGATCAGATTCTGCTAATCACTCAATCACTGACTACTAAAATGACCGATGCACAACGCCTCAAAATCATCCATGCAGCAGCTGACCAGGTAGAAACCAACTATTATGATCTGGTCGAATTCAATACCCAGAATCAGATGCTCAGTTTACAACGATCCAAAGGCCAGCAGGATATTGAAGCAACCCGCAAACTCTATGGTTTACATTAG
- a CDS encoding TerB family tellurite resistance protein, with product MKKLCILLILFLATTTTKVQAQEQEIQQLLLNIGKLAQFKQILKDLKKGYEIIYKGYTTIKGISEGNFKLHQVFLDGLWQVSPEVKKYKRVKDIINYQFLLVKEYKLAYNRFRKDDNFTPEEINYLGSVYEQLFKQSLTHLDELTVVVTANKLRMSDEERLGAIDQIFSHMQDKLLFLREFNKSTTLLAIQRAHQRNNNQTLENLYGIAQ from the coding sequence ATGAAAAAGCTATGTATACTTCTGATTCTTTTCCTTGCTACTACAACCACTAAAGTACAGGCGCAGGAACAGGAGATTCAACAACTACTCTTGAATATAGGAAAGCTTGCCCAATTCAAGCAAATCCTGAAAGATCTGAAAAAAGGGTATGAGATTATTTACAAAGGTTATACGACTATCAAAGGTATATCTGAAGGCAACTTCAAGCTACATCAGGTGTTTTTGGATGGTTTATGGCAGGTTAGTCCAGAAGTGAAGAAATACAAAAGGGTAAAAGATATTATTAACTACCAGTTTCTACTGGTAAAGGAATACAAACTTGCTTACAACCGATTTCGAAAGGATGACAATTTCACACCGGAAGAAATCAATTATCTGGGATCTGTATACGAACAACTCTTCAAACAAAGCCTTACCCATCTGGATGAATTAACCGTTGTAGTTACAGCCAATAAATTACGCATGAGTGATGAAGAACGCCTCGGGGCTATTGACCAGATCTTTTCACATATGCAGGATAAGCTTCTTTTTCTTCGAGAGTTCAATAAAAGTACAACTCTTCTGGCTATTCAACGGGCACACCAACGCAATAACAATCAAACATTAGAAAATCTATACGGCATAGCCCAATAG
- the traJ gene encoding conjugative transposon protein TraJ has translation MKTWKQITLPVIIGLLLPQLCWSQTTAQQMNGLQPILEQLYNEMIPLCSKLISVAQGIAGFAALFYIAARVWRHMATAEPIDFYPLLRPFALGFCIALFPSVLDVVNGVLKPTVTATSSMVKGSNQSIALLLRQKEAAIKQTNTWQMYVGQSGNGDRDRWYKYTHEGSDPSTEGTLESLGNDIKFAMAKASYSFRNSIKEWMSQVLELIFEAAALCLNTLRTFQLIVLAILGPLVFGIAVFDGFTHTLTVWLARYINIYLWLPVANIFGSIIGKIQEQMLKLDINQIHIGGDTFFSPTDTAYLIFLIIGIVGYFTVPSVASYIVHAGGGNALVQKVTTLFGHSSRGVVNTAASGVGMVRDAMGGSSSQMSQSMESHHSASPYFKDKPEPSSNYMEGKLKGNA, from the coding sequence ATGAAAACCTGGAAACAAATCACGTTACCCGTGATCATAGGACTGCTTTTGCCTCAGCTATGCTGGTCGCAAACAACAGCCCAGCAGATGAATGGCTTACAGCCCATACTGGAACAATTGTATAACGAGATGATACCTCTATGCAGCAAGCTTATCAGTGTTGCCCAAGGGATCGCAGGATTTGCAGCACTCTTCTACATTGCAGCTCGGGTATGGAGACATATGGCCACTGCCGAACCGATTGACTTTTACCCACTCTTACGTCCTTTTGCACTGGGCTTCTGTATTGCGCTCTTTCCATCTGTATTGGATGTGGTCAATGGAGTACTCAAACCTACTGTTACAGCAACTAGTTCTATGGTTAAAGGCTCTAATCAATCCATTGCGTTACTACTAAGGCAAAAAGAGGCAGCTATCAAACAGACCAATACCTGGCAGATGTATGTGGGTCAGTCAGGCAATGGCGATAGAGATCGCTGGTACAAGTATACGCATGAAGGCAGTGATCCATCTACTGAAGGTACATTGGAAAGCTTAGGCAATGATATCAAGTTTGCCATGGCCAAAGCCTCTTATAGTTTTCGTAATTCCATCAAAGAATGGATGAGTCAGGTACTGGAACTCATATTCGAAGCAGCAGCTCTATGTCTGAACACGCTTCGTACCTTTCAACTCATTGTACTAGCGATTTTGGGGCCACTTGTATTTGGGATAGCTGTTTTTGATGGCTTTACACATACACTCACTGTTTGGCTGGCTCGGTACATTAATATCTATCTCTGGCTACCCGTTGCCAATATTTTCGGTAGCATCATTGGCAAAATCCAAGAGCAGATGCTCAAACTGGATATCAATCAGATCCATATAGGTGGTGATACATTCTTTAGTCCTACCGATACAGCCTATTTGATCTTTCTGATCATTGGTATAGTTGGCTACTTTACTGTTCCTTCTGTTGCCAGTTATATCGTCCATGCAGGAGGAGGCAATGCACTCGTGCAGAAAGTGACTACTCTTTTTGGTCACTCTTCGCGTGGAGTAGTTAATACAGCAGCATCTGGTGTCGGGATGGTTAGAGATGCGATGGGTGGCTCCTCTTCTCAGATGTCTCAGAGTATGGAAAGCCACCATTCTGCATCCCCCTATTTCAAAGATAAACCCGAACCTTCTTCCAACTATATGGAAGGCAAGCTCAAAGGAAACGCCTGA